In Rhipicephalus sanguineus isolate Rsan-2018 chromosome 1, BIME_Rsan_1.4, whole genome shotgun sequence, the DNA window tggccaagaaccggttagtttttaaaggaaaaattgaaattgaagttcaaactttgtttaattaatacgaaagaagtataaatgaattagagttaaaattatactactaataataatatagaatagaattgaatcaataaaaccgataattttggggaaaaatagaaataatattttggaaaggtaaattttacaatctaaatctttttgaacctttaagaaactcctgcaatgcatcagcaatcttcccgtcactgtggcccatagaaaaagccccgaaagacagtacattttgttcatttaattctaatctaagcagacggaaaacaacacctaaggtatttttgcgcaaggtagagtacctcttgcaggaaatgagaaagtgcttcgttgtctcatgtattccgcaaaaaggacaattaggcgatgctgccagaccagctctgtgtagataaaaatttagatagggagtttgacaacgtagtcttatgattgcgacttctattgctcgtgattgacatactttactattccactgatgatttaaatgctggaattctaatatggtcgttaatgacggtgcggaaaattcttctaacatcattttcctcctaaatctagcacatgtaatgaatttggatgcgggcaatacctgaattaccgggccattcaatgatgacctggctagcgcgtctgccatttcattcataaatatgcccttatgcccaggaacccacactaatttgatgaactttatgtgcagtggaactaatgatttgaacacatccaaaacatacgagtcctcgtttgcagtgagggaggaacatactgatagtgagtccgtcaaaattattgcggagcttattgatgcttctaatttacgtaaggctagactgatggctaaaaattctgctacaaagatgggcacaaaatctggaaggcgaagtgaaaacgaccagtctagagtaggagagaaaatcccaattccacatttttcttcattttgggaagcatccgtcgctatgactgtcttaattggcatatgctccaggtaatcacttaatatatcGTTTAATAATCGGTATgacattagttttgcattttttggaaaaatgtcatcaaactgtattttaatagagttgttactattactgattatacacagatcattaatttgaacgtttattttgtcaagaaggctttctataactaaaatttggggcttatgaaatcgcggccaatataatccaaaatacaagtcaggacgtgcaataaaaactgtttcggaacgtctaacggaggattcatacagccttagaaatgcctgtactgctaacaatttaaaccgggtagcaagtgaggggagtctagcttctatatacaggacctttattgcaacaaatttaggaagacctaggcataatctcaaagcttgtctctcgagaactacaagaggatgaagcttgtaagcagcagccccagcgtataatatgcacccgaattcaagcactggacgaacatacatgcagtataTTGATATAAGTGTATGTCTCCTCATACCTAATCGGCAATGACTGATCTTCCTTAATAGTCCGACTGCTCGAACACCCTTTGTTGCGATGTTTTCAATATGCGCCTTCCACGTCATAGATCGGTCATATATGACACCGAGATATTTTACTTTCTCTACTTGTGGAATAGGCTCGAGATGATAGGAAAGTGACATGTGGATAGGGTTTTTTAATGGAAATGTAAGCACGGCGCATTTACTGACATTCAAATGTAGATGTATACTATCAAGCCAGCTTTCTAGTGCTGACAAGtatgactgtaatatttggaacaGTTCGTGAATATcacctgctgatgaaaaaaatgcgatgtcatcagcatatacataagtgtggacatcgtcatgtagagggatagaactcattaggatattaaataatactggggaaaggactgcgccttgcgggacacctctagTTTGAGCGTAAATAGAAGACGAGATGCCGTTTTGGGAGCAATAGAATGTTCTATTTCTTAAGAATTCCGCAATCCACGCCTGAATATATTTTGGAAAGTTAAGGTTGTGAAGCCGATTGATTAAAACGATGTGTTCAACGCTGTCGTATGCTTTTGAGATGTCAAGAGTGACTAACGCTGCATATTTTCTTTCACGCCTAGCTAATAGTATACGACTTTCGAGATCTATATGGGCCTGCCATATAGAGCATCCTGATCTGAACCCAGTTTGTGCTGGATTTAATATTTGTctctcattaatgaaatttattatGAGGCTGTTTAACAGCCTCTCGATTAATTTTACAaaatttgaagtaagcgcaatGGGCCGAATGTTGTCCAATACATACCCCTTACCCGGAATCTTAAGTAATGGTATTACCTTAGCTAATTTCCAATCTGATGGTAGCCATGCCATTCTTAGTGAGTGATTGATTACATCCAATAAAAACACTTGGGATTCCTTATTTAGTATTTTCAGCATTGAAGACGTGACTCCATCCGGGCCAGGAGCAGCTGATGGTAAGTTACCTAACATCTGTGATAATTCCGAACCGGAAATTTCTGAGAAATCTTCATCAAATAATGCTTGCAAAGGAGGTAGTGATAGTTGAGAGGAAAAACGATGTTCTAGCCCTCTACCAATTGTTTCCAACGATTCTTTTATTTCTTGCGGAGACAAACTGATAGAATCTGCATTGATAGGCCGCGgaatcattttctttttacgcagaAATCTATATAATGCGCCTTTATTGTTAGATTTAGAAAGGTAATCGAAAGTCCGAATATCGTAATTTTCTTTTGCGTTCAAAACAGTTCTTTTAAAAATACCAGCGTAGAACTGGTAGTCCTTCCAATTTTGAGGACATTGATTGCACAGCAACTTTTTCCAGGATGCTTTTCTACGTCTGTAGTCCCTAGAACAATCGTCAGTCCACCAAGGAGAGTTAGGATTGTGCGCAACTGACGAGACCACGAATTCAGCTTTCTCGCGAGAATTCTGTAAGACCGAGCAGATGCTCAACGCTTTCGACTTCGTGCTCATATGGGATATTGAAGCgagtgaagaaagcagtgattGTTTAAATATTTTGTAATTAATGAACTTATGCGCGTTCGAAACTGATGGGACAACCGGACTTATTTCAAATGTTATCGGCAGGTGGTCGCTATTTGTAGCGCAGTCAACCACTGACCAAGTCGAAATATTCAGGCTGGAGCTAGCGAAAGTCAAATCCAAGGCTGACGCGATGCGacctttcacgtacgtagggcttCCTGAATTTAAGCATGTTAAGTGATTATCCTGTGACCAATCCCACAAGCGGCTGCCGCACGCATCAGTTTTTAACCCCCACGtaacatgatgggagttgaagtctcctgctaataaaaaatttcttccacacatgccAATTATCGTGTCCAATGGCCGGGTGTCGTGCACGCCTGAAGGGAAGTAAGCATTGGCTATTGAAAAATTTTGACCAGACGGAAATTTTATGCTtataaccagggctgggcaaagatactttgaaattgtatcgcgatacgatacaagatactaccgcaataaatgtatccgatacgatacctgccaattgtatcttaagatacttcgatacattcgcaaatttgttattatagatccatataatgtagcagcaaacgccaatgaaCAAAAATGTCCACTTGAAATTTATTgactgtgaccaaccttgtttcatttgaatgaaatgtatgttaatatcttaaaagttttgtccttcttgctcaaagtacattagctcaattccgaaataactttctggggtttgtttaagctgcttaacaggacagctctttataaacttcgctgacagtggttcttgcttgtttttttgcaattgatgggagtcgctgctctgcttgccgaccagctagcgggttgccatctattcACAAGGATTTCAATAAGAAGCTttgtcacgatggtgcaaataccggcgtggacattgaccttgtccgtaagccaccgctacgcaatactgGATCTCCGGACAGGTGTActgcagcaacaaagctggtagcgacattttttatgacgcatagtgtatacgtagaggatataaaacagaaatggctgttcatattctacgtatcttctaatgtaaagcgttcgttatcaattatactcactaacgtgcaattttgaACATTTTATCTTCAACGAAAGAAAatgtgcaaccaggaaacgtctcaggcgtattgtgttgtcacgtggtatagtgttgaatatgaaggcggcagtcaaactgtagaaacgaaactctttactgagctaacttgcgccaagaaaaACTAAGTTACTGAAAgcacaagcaaagcacgctgcgcggtgatagcggcgatcacattcgtcggtcgtcggtaatctgatcatcggccgaacgcgtcgtctttcatacatcagggatcaaagCTTCCAGCGTTGTCCCTggagctcgcgcaagctcccgattaaactagactactcgcgtcctgcgcataattttaacagaacaattggaaaaaaattgcgaagcttccgaaacattgcggcgcggcttgcgctgagtggtgctaacagttATTTTGCGGTTTAAgcccaatcacaccaaaataaataaataaataagagcgcatggcagtatagttgcataAAGCGTcccaggacaccgccgctattcgcgctattgccacttacagctccgatgatctggcgactatagtaatagtaaaaaaaaaaatcaggaaggcctaaaaagggggaaaaaagaaattaaaagtaATATAGACagggggttctgtatcaaacattcacagtgaataagtatagaagcccgatgcaggcgggaccactattagctatgccgattaaggatgaagtatcgtcagcttacctgttaaggtaagacaatagaaaattaattGCCCATGCAAAATTGCCTGAATATACTAGttaggacgctcatgagaaagacggtgcatttggtataaatTTTTCTCGAATCCCCCATCTGACATCTATAAGACAGcccctaataatttccattattataatgaaaactcaatttcactattttattaagcggtaaagtagaatggtttatactgtatactcaaagcccgccgcggtggcctaatgattatggtgctcgactactgaaccAAAGGTCAAAGGAacgaattctggccgcggcggacgaattttcgatggaggcaaagatccttgaggccagtgtatttgggtttaggtgcacgtttaaaaaccccaggtggtcgaaatttccgacgccctccaccacggcgtctctcataatcaaaacgtgatttggggacgttaaaccccaaatattattattactgtatactcaaggcacgcccacataactatatatttgttttcgaaaTCTCCTTGGCAGAAGagtaaattcaagtgaagtataaatgtgtaaacagtagcaaatatAACGCAGAAATTTAAAAGTAGTAACAAAGCAGAGAGCTTCTTTTGGCAGCCCTTTACAAAAATATTGCAGCGATAACAGCGGAAAAAATAGCGACCTAGGTATCATATCCAAAAGAAGCGCAGataagaaagcgtttgtgctagcaatcaaattatgatttcaaaacctctttgaaaaaagatagcaggaacaaaaagatacggtacaccgagatatcttttgctaggtaaaggcttgttctaatagatcgagcatcggtatcggtggagcAATAGATCTTAGAACATTATCTGCATATGAGCCAATGTCatcgtatgtaaggcaaacttacatccaagaagtccttcaagtcgctagtgtgtgaaagccatgagacgcgaagcaactccgttcttgaattcttcagatttcgtaacgaagcaccacgcaagagaatcaataacgacacgaaagcggcataagaatttccgtgacagacgctgcgctcattagagtgcgcggcgcagggaccgtggctaagagaaagtgtcatggaactgacacaaataaaacgaaaaaaaaattcgagaaaacaagaactacgtgggctggatgtagacgttcgcgcgcgtgtttgtgtcgagactgcgcgagcgctgccactttactctgttccaccaatagggacacacagacctcatcacctgccctcactagaggagctggcagaaagataaatgtatgtcgctgcccttagttttattcaggtggcttagtggtgccagtaccagcttcagaatcggagttcagccagcgataattgtttcgcacggtggtgttgcgatagcagtatcttgtatcttaagatacacgatacattattgaatgtatcggaaatacagatacagatacacgttttgcgagacgtatcgcgatacagatacaagatatccaaagagtatctaagatagtatctaagatacatgtatcttcgatactgcccagcactgcttatAACTAATATTTCATATTCTGGATCGAGCAGTTTTAATGTCAACTTTGCTTTGTGACAAATCCTGTTTGATATCAGTGTAATTATGCCACCACCTCGAGAAGGGTGGTCTAATCTAAACGAACGATAATTCTTAAAATAAAAATTGTTCTCTGGAGAAAGCCAAGGTTCTTGTATTAGAATTAAGTGAGGATTTAACTGAGAACTAAGACAATGCAAATCAGTAATAGCAGCAAATATCGAgcgacaattccactgtaaaactttCAGGGATCCTATTTTGGCTGAAGAATTGTTGTGGAGATAACTTTCTCCAAAATACTCCCCTTCAGAACTTTACTGGGCGGAAGCTTTTTTGATTTAGTCTGAGGAGAAGGGGGAGCAGCACTGTTCAACGGGGACCGGCTGCGTTTTTGAGCCCGGGCCTCAAGATCGACATCTGTGACCACATGCAGGTCAAGCAAATGTTCCTGACTAACATCCGAATGACACGCTGGGGAGCCACAGATGGTATCGGCAGCATTCTCCTCATCGTTACACAGTGTATTAGCTTCACTTGTATTTAGCAATTGAGGGGACTCCGGAGTGCCTGTTGGTGCTGGCGTTAGAAGCTTAGCAATTTGATTACTGACAGCTTGAGCAATGCACTCGGTAATACTAATTGCTATTTGATCCATTACCTTAGCCATAGCTTTTTCTACAGCTATCTCAACCGCCTGTGCGAGAGACGTCTCAGTGTACATTTGGCGGGCTGTAACGCCAGCATAACCATGCAACCTCTCCTTTACAGTAGCAATGGCTTCTCTCCTAGAGCACCGTCGTTTGTCTACAATTTCTAggacctgcatttcttgctgtctAATTGGGCAATCTGCATTGTCAGCAGCGTGTTGTCCACCACACAAGCAGCACATGTCTTCTTGGGCCGTACATTCTCGATTTGAGTGGGCGTCGCCACATCTGCAACATCGACCGTCTGATTTACATCCGCCGGCGCTATGCCCAAATCTCCAACAGTTCCTGCACTGTAATGGACGAGACGCAAGCTGATCCACTCTGAAGATTAagggccatgctttaatttcagaAGGACATGAAGTACCAGCAAAAGTCGCAATCACTGACTCCGTGGGGACTCGCTTGTTGTCTACAACTCGATTGCATCGATAGACAGCCACTACTCCTGCCACAGAGAGCTTTTCAAGTGTCTCAGCAGGGCTCAGTTGTGCGTCTACACCTCTTACGATGCCTTTAGTACAGGCCAgatgtggtggtatatacgcACTCACCGGGATCGATGCAAAGGAGGAACATATTAGAAGGTCTTTTACACATTCCTGGTCTGGCGATCGGCACACAATTCCACCACGACCAAACTGCCGCACGTCGGTGATACTCTGGTAGCCTGGAGTCACTGCATGGAGCTGTTCCTGAATCGCCTTGGGGTTATTCAACTTAATGAAGTGCCCACCCAAGGGTACCAGAGCGACGGGAATGCTGCTTACACCACTGCGGAGAAATAGGTCCAGAGGTAAGTCATCGTTATGCAAAGAGGCCGTCCACGGGGAACGATCCTGACCAGGAGAATTCCTGGCCATCAGTGCGATCTCAAGCAGAGAGAACCAAGCAAATAAATCGAACCTGCATGAGATGAAAAAACCTAACGATATTAGTCAAATAATACAAACTATCCGGTACTCAGCCAATCAAACCAGCACAAGGACACGACAGCAAAGGGCTCGCGGTCGTGACCCGCGAGCCagaaaacggtgccactagatatatggaagaaagaagagaacgaagtgcacAAGTAGCCATCGGCGCCAACTTCCTCAAATTTTTCAAGAAATTACTTTCGATAACCTTTGATAACATCGACGCGAGAACGGTTGCTTGTGCATACATTTATGAATGCTCATATATATGTTGCGGCCACGCTGTCGCTTAATTGGGGCTTCATTCTGGCCACTGTAAGACAGACCACTGTAAGAGTGCATGTCACATAGTTCGCCCTCGAGATTGCCTGCATTTCATGCAAGCATGCATTGTGATCTCGGCTCAATTCCTAAAACTGCTCTATATAGTACAGCATACAGCTCCCTTACACACCATGAACGATGTTCTGTATATAAATTGGACTAACTTGCGCACATGAATATTGGTTATAAATATGACTCAATATTGGTGTGCTAAAAGAGTAGGCCCTGGTCGCGACTTCCATGCAATTTAACTAAGGAATAAATTACATTATAAGACACTTCAGGCAATAATTGGACAATACAAGGGCAAGGAAgcaaattttatttcagaatattGCACTTCTGCCGAGCAAGAGGATCTTTCAACCTCGCCAGTTTTTCGAACAACTTAGAGGGAAATGCCAATCGTCCATTTTGGCTGGCTCTGCTCTCGGCGTAGTGGGCCTGACTGAAGCTTTAGTCCTAATGACGGCGTCGCCCCTGTTCTACTTTCTCTTCGACCTCTTGGTGGTCTTGGCGACCCTGGTGCGCCTCCCATGTCTACTTGACGACGCGCTGCTCGGAGCCTTCCTCGCCTTCATACGCCTTCCCCCGTGTCTCGAGGACGCTCGACTATGGGCACGGCGACGCTTGTTGCCGCGCTTCGAGGGAAGGCTCGTGGCCGGGGAAGAGCTGGTAACCGGGCACGGCGGCGGCTCTTGCTGCGCCTCTTCTTTGTTGCGTGGCTCCTTTCGGACCGTGTGACCGAGCTTCCACGGCTTCGGGCTTTCCGCGCTCGTCTGCTATGACGACTGGCGGATGAGTGCCTTGACCTGCCGCGGCTCACCCTCCTCCTGGCACTGCGACGCATCGGAGCCTCGCTAGCCGTGTCGTTGGCGCTGCTGGCGGAGGAGCTTCGCGAGCGCTTCCTGCGGCTCACTCTCGGGGCTTTAGGTTTGACTGCCTTGCTGGTAAATGGGTTTTCGCTGGCGGGCTCCGTTGCGTCCGCTGTCTTCCGCAACTTCCGAGCCGCCGTAGTAGCGATAGGCTTGGGCGCTATTGGCTCCACCGGTACGGCCTTGGGCGGTCGACCGCGTGGCCGCTTGGGAGCCGGAGCCTCGTTGGAAGTACCAGCGGCATTTTCGTCAGCGGCAGCCTGGCGCTGCGCGCGCTCGACGTTCGGTGGATCCTCCTTGCCTTCCTCCTGCTTCTTCGGCATGGCGGCGTCGTGCCGCGGGTCTCGTTGCACCGTCAGCCCTCGATCCCGAAGAGCCTGCTGTCCCCTGCGTAGCCGCAGGCTGAGAAGCGGGACCCAGGAGAGGGCTTCGGTGGAGGAGCGGCGAGGTGGAGGTTGATGCAGCCAGCCGGACTGAACTGCTGCCGCTGGATGAGCGCAAGCCGCGTTCTCTTCTCGTGCACCGCGTGCGCGTATTTCTTCTTCCTCGGCACCGCCACTCGTGCCGTGGAGATATTTAGGACATTTTAATACACAGCGCCATGTGTAATGTTAATAGAAGCACATGCACGTCACAGGTAAAAGACAGCGAAGCAATGTGTTTGACGAGTGTCTATAGGTAGCTGCGATcataaaatatcatcatcatcgagTAGATACAAAACAGCGCGGGCATATTCTTTATTCATCAGATACCCCGCAGCGCCCGAAGGCGTTATATCAGGGGGATTACATCAATAAATGAGTTACATTTTCGTTCGCACACAAATAAAACTTTGTTCATACATAAATAACTGAAATACATCTTCGTTCACATATATGACGGCGTATGGAGAGAAATCTGACATGGTTCCAAAAATGTTGTTTAATACGACAATCACATCGATTCTGGAACACTTCCTTATTGAAGCTTGATTGATAACGTGTATTGAGTGTTATGAAATTGCAAAGAATGTATTCTCGTAAGAATTCTTCAAAATTACTTCCTTCAAAGTCTCTGCAGGGTGGCTTGCATACTTGCTTGCTCCTTATACTGGCACTTACCAATTTCGGATGATTGGCCAAGAAGCGGTGAATGTCAAGCAAAGATTAAAACATTAAATAAGTGTACGGGGAAAAATTCACTTTCCAGAAATGGAATTACGTAATTTCAGTTATACGGCAAAAATGTAAAATATaagataaatgaataaataaatgtattTTAAAGAATAACAAAATAATCCCTAACGTATGATTAGGACACTGCTGGTTTTCCGAAGTACCATAGAATTGATTCTGATTAAAGCATTAACACGGCATGTTTAATCGCTCTTTGGCCACGTTGCTCACTCTACACGCGCACGACCTTCGTGACGCGATGGAAAGGAACCgacagggaaaaaaagaaacagaaaaatgacGTCCTTCCACGTTCGATGCAGTCCATCAACTCAAACCTTGAGGCATACCCTGAACTCTGGCTGGTTCATGATGTAGAATTCTTTCCTCTACGTTTCAGATTTCAGCAAAGATGCGTAGATTGAGATATGTACATATGCGCATTAGGTGTGTGCGACTGCCTTCGTATTGTACCAATTTCATAATGCAGATATGATTTTAAGGTATACGTAGTACGTGCATTCTTACATATGGAACGAAGTTCTTTACGGGCGCAGGTCCACAGCCTAAAATTTGTGGATGCGTTTAGAAGGGAGGGAAGTGTACGTTGTTAATTCCCTGTATTTATTGTTGGCACCAACCAGTTTTCGGGTTGTCTGAAAGGGTAactagttttcttttcttccaagTTTGCGAGATGTTGGTGTGAGTTACATTATCAGATGGTTTTTTGCTGGGTACGCAAGCGCTTGGGGTCCCATGAGCTTGAGTACGTGCGGAATTGCGCACTCaagcagacaggggcgtagccaagggggtgggggggggggggctggggggttcaaacccccccgaaatttttcggt includes these proteins:
- the LOC119384242 gene encoding histone H1.0-like; its protein translation is MPKKQEEGKEDPPNVERAQRQAAADENAAGTSNEAPAPKRPRGRPPKAVPVEPIAPKPIATTAARKLRKTADATEPASENPFTSKAVKPKAPRVSRRKRSRSSSASSANDTASEAPMRRSARRRFDEQQHSRGMKKGEVAQHKHCCS